The DNA segment AAATTCAAGACCATTACTAGAGTACACAGGGAAATAGAGCTCAAAATAATCAGGTAATAAATTTAGTTTTATACCACTATCATAAACAAATCGGGTATTTTTATATTGGTTTTTAAATAACCCAGCATCACCATATACCTCTACCCAGTTCCATATATTAAAACTACCATTAATGGTAGTCATCCATTGGTTAGCATAACGTGTCTCGAATATTGACTTAAAACCTCCCTCTGCCATGATATATTGTTGACTAAACAGTCCGCTGTTTTCTGAACGTCCATAAAAATTATGATCAAATAAATAATCAGTAGGGCGGTCTAATCCAAAACTAAAGAACTCTGATTTTGTACCTCGGTACATAAAAGCACCTGCAAATAGACGTAAGTTTATACGCCTATTATTATTAAAGAGTCTTCTAAACTGTACTTCGCCTGATACTTTACCAAAAGAGTTGGCTATTTGTATATCTGTATTAAAACTATAGTGTTTTGTAATTTCTGCTTCATATTTTGTATAACGAGCGTTAAATACAGAGTAGTTTTCATTTTGTTCGTCAGTTATAACATATGAAGATTGCTCTCTCTTTACCATAACTTGACGGAGTGTAATGAATTGTTTTTTGTTTTTTCTTAAATTTTCATCTCGTATTCTAAATTGTACAGAAGGAACAAACTTAATGTATCGGGCATCAGGAGCATAATGATAAGTAGAACCACTAAGAAAATACCTAACATTATATAGGTCTTGGTCTCTTATATAGTTATTGTAAGCCAACGAGAAAGAACCTATTAAAGTTCCTGTTTTTACAGAATAGGTAGGGGATACATCAAAAATAAGCGGCTTTTCGAGTAATGATTTATTATGAAAACGCAACCCAGGTGAAAAACCATCATAAAGATTAAAAACAAAACTGGGCACATAAAAAACCTGATTGTACTTTGGGTTTTCTATATCCTGAAAAAAAGTAAACTTAAAAGGCTTTTGATTGGGTAGCCACCCATTAATTTTTTTCCAGTTATTACGCAGGTTATATTCGGGGGTTTCATTATTATAGTTGAGAGCAAGTCGCTCTGCATTACCCGTTGCTATAGTAAATGTAGTGTCTACCTTTACGTTTTCGAGCCATTTTTTAAAAATAACTTCATTATTATTAAGTCCATATACAGCTATAGGTACAGTAGTACCTGTGCGGTTTTTTACTTTTATTTGTATCGAATCATTTTCTTGTTTAACACTACCAAATTTATAATCAATAATATCACGAGTATCTACTACAGTATCAAAAAACCAACTAATATCTTTATCTGTCTTAGCTTTTAAAAGCGTTTCAAAATCATTTCTATTTGTTTGTTGTTTGGTATTTAGCTGATAAAACTCTGTAATTGATTGGTTTAATATATCATCGTTAAGATAATCTTCAAGATAAGCAATACTAAGTCCTGCACGATATTTTCCTGCTATTTGCTCATTAAATTTTATCATTTCATCTTTTGGATTTCCAATAGGCTGATCCAAATTTTTACGTGCCATTAATAAATACAAATAATTGTATTTATCATTAAAGTCAAGCTGAAAAAGATGATGTCCTTTTAGTATGCCCCAATTAGATAAGTCTCCCATCATCTTTTTGTCTAGGTGAAATTCTTTTACATATTGCATCATTATATGCATTTGTATAGCATCATATATCCATGCATCTTTACGAGGATCGAGTTTTAATGTGTTTTTTAAGTTGGCATATAAGTAGGTTTTTAAAAAACGCATTTCGAACAGAAAACTATCTGGGAACGGTCTTAAAAACGATGGTAATTGATTTAGCCCATATACAGGATTACGATCATAATCTACCTGTGTTACCATAATTTTACCATTAGGATAATGCCCTAGCTTATCTGCTGTATAACGAGTAATGTTATCTATCAGTAATGTTTTTTGAATATCGGTAACTCTATGGTCTTTAAAATTAGTACTTATTTCGGCAACCGAATTACGATATACTTCAAAACTCTTTTGTTTTTCGAGTACCAGATTAAAGTTATTAAACTGTTGTCCAATAAGGAAATACTCTGTTTTTTCGCCTTTATCTGTCTTATTACCTATATAAAGGTCAGATGTTACAGCTACGTCTTGCGGTACAGTAAGTGTTAACTCATAGTCGCTTATAGCATTGGCAATATCATCAAGATTTTCGTTACTGTATAGTA comes from the Flavobacterium arcticum genome and includes:
- a CDS encoding gluzincin family metallopeptidase, producing MDVDYDAKVLKVKQEIIFHNQSQDTLNSFVLNDWNNAYSDKNTPLAKRFSDEYIRAFHLAKNEERGSTNILSITDQNRRSLNWTRPEKHPDIVTVQLKNPIYPNHKFSFFIRYTVKIPNAKFTRFGYDDKGNFNLKDWYLSPTRLEKGKFILYSNENLDDIANAISDYELTLTVPQDVAVTSDLYIGNKTDKGEKTEYFLIGQQFNNFNLVLEKQKSFEVYRNSVAEISTNFKDHRVTDIQKTLLIDNITRYTADKLGHYPNGKIMVTQVDYDRNPVYGLNQLPSFLRPFPDSFLFEMRFLKTYLYANLKNTLKLDPRKDAWIYDAIQMHIMMQYVKEFHLDKKMMGDLSNWGILKGHHLFQLDFNDKYNYLYLLMARKNLDQPIGNPKDEMIKFNEQIAGKYRAGLSIAYLEDYLNDDILNQSITEFYQLNTKQQTNRNDFETLLKAKTDKDISWFFDTVVDTRDIIDYKFGSVKQENDSIQIKVKNRTGTTVPIAVYGLNNNEVIFKKWLENVKVDTTFTIATGNAERLALNYNNETPEYNLRNNWKKINGWLPNQKPFKFTFFQDIENPKYNQVFYVPSFVFNLYDGFSPGLRFHNKSLLEKPLIFDVSPTYSVKTGTLIGSFSLAYNNYIRDQDLYNVRYFLSGSTYHYAPDARYIKFVPSVQFRIRDENLRKNKKQFITLRQVMVKREQSSYVITDEQNENYSVFNARYTKYEAEITKHYSFNTDIQIANSFGKVSGEVQFRRLFNNNRRINLRLFAGAFMYRGTKSEFFSFGLDRPTDYLFDHNFYGRSENSGLFSQQYIMAEGGFKSIFETRYANQWMTTINGSFNIWNWVEVYGDAGLFKNQYKNTRFVYDSGIKLNLLPDYFELYFPVYSSNGLEFENGNYSEKIRFVVTISPGTLINLFTRKWF